The Rattus norvegicus strain BN/NHsdMcwi chromosome 2, GRCr8, whole genome shotgun sequence nucleotide sequence CTTCCTTTGCTGAGAACCTAGTCTTATTGATAATAATTGGTAGTTACTCTTAATTATGATAGAGCTAAAATGCATACAtttctatactaaaaactatggGTATATATGATTTTTAGACACAGTAATCATATCTTAAAACTTATTCACGGTAATCTAAAAGTAAAACTCACTTCGATAGCCTCAGGTGTCCGACAGTTCTGGTTTGAAGCTCCTACACACTCCTTCACTGTGAGGGGATCCACTAGCCAAAGCGCCACTGTAGAAGGCCAGTTTCCTCCCAGATTGGACACAGTATTTAAAAGGGTCATGTATGTTCCTCCAATAAGAGGATCACTGACCTTGGCATTGAAAGCCATTATTGACACATACATGCTGTACAGAGTGACCTGTGAGAAGAAAGAACATTAGAAAGTTGGAAGgagatttccttttctttactttttttttttttttttttttttggtgggaagAGTACTCAGGGCTAGGCATGGGAGTGTGGTTGCAGGGATGGGGTGGCGGGGTTGGGGGAACCAAACTTGAAGGCATAAACTTGAAAGTCTTGTTTTCTGACTTCTATGATCAGACTTATAAAACTGTGCTTAAATTAGGAACATCAAAAtcgtaaaaattaaaaattaaatttttataagtTTTACTGAACTCAATTCAACAAACATTTGAATATACACTATAAGCAATACTTTGAGAACATGACAATGATGAAGGATGATAATaaggatgaatttttaaaaatactgctaTTCTCTTGAATATACTATATGCTGGAGAAACTAGGAATAAAGAACTAAGATAAAACATACTAGAAGTGCACACACTGTACCTCTAGGACAAAGGTAAAAGGTTCATTGTACCATATACAGTCAGAGAAAACTGAAGAGAAAGTAAGAGGTCAGGGGCACTGAAGGGTGCACatagtaaaaagaaaatacttatgTGTTCTGTAcctaaatatgtttatatatacatttatatgtctTCATTATAGATGCAAACACAATAAAACATGGATATATAGTTATATTTCTAAAAACAGTGATAAATGACATTGAAGAATATCATTTCAAAATTTATAATACAAactagagagaaaataaaaaaaccttAGGAGATAAAAACTGAGAGACAGAATGGAGAcagacatctttaatcctagtacctaggagaaagaggcaggaggatttcatgTTTAAGGCTGgtctgagatactgtctcaaaaataaccaACGAAGGTGCAAAAAGTAATTAACCCTTCattagaaagatagaaattatttcCATGATAATATCTGTTTTAGCAGTGTTCTATGaggtgtttttaaaaaaggaattccaAATTGaaacctgaggcaggagagagCAGCTCGGTGCTGGAACAAAGTCACATTAGACTGAAGACATTAAAGTCCACAAAACTGAACAAGTGCCTTTCAAGGTAAGCGTTCTGATAACTTTAACACACAATTTCCCCAACTGGCAACGATTTTGGCCTGACCTACTCAGGTACACTCAGCACTCAGGACAGCTGTTTTCATGCATGACGTCAGAAGTGACAACACTGCTGCTGTATGTCCACTCCTCATATCCTCATGTCTATGAGGCCTTGAACCTTTTCTCCTTAAGGTCTGTGTGACTGCCTAAGCTTCTCTGACTATATATTGAGAAGTTCTCTAAGAAAAGCAAAAGCTAAAGAGATAAGCCTCTGGACTATAATAATATGGTCCACACATTTCTTTCCGTGGGTAGACAGTGAGGCAGTGACTGAACCAagcactccttttttttttttttaatttatttaatacttaataataattctttggtttccgggcaaacatccccttcccccctccccttccttatgggtgttcccctcccaaccctccccccattgccgccctccccccaacagtctagttcactgggggttcagtcttagcaggacccagggcttccccttccactggtgttcttactaggatattcattgctacctatgaggtcagagtccagggtcagtccatgtatagtctttaggtagtggcttagtccctggaagctctggttccaagcactcctttttaatttctattttgtgCCTAGCATtaactttgcaaaaaaaaaatgtatttgacgCACTGGCCTTAATAATTTTACAAACATATGGCTGGCTATATATGAACCACCAAAAAATTATCTTTTACTGATtgagtggttttgtttgttttattttttgagacagagtcttgcgtAGCCAGCCCAGGATAGCCTCCAATTCACTATTCAGCTAAGACTGcccttgaactccagatcttaCTGCCTATACCTCTAAATTGTTAGGTTTTCATGTGTAATATTACCATACTTGGATTCTAAATTATTCAATTGTGTGGGGAAAAAACTGTTGAAACTGTTAATGTTTCAGCCAAAACCCAGAAGTTAATATATAGCTTACTTTCAAAAGATTTAAACTAGGTTCTATTAAAAAAATTGTGACTCTTTAATATATAATAGCAATTTTACAGTTGAATACCAAAACTTACAGCTTGGCCTCTGCCATTTACTTGAGCCATTTATATTTAGAATAAAAACCCTTTTCTGGAACAGCAACTTAAGTGAGGTTAAAGCACAGTAGAAATCCCTTTCTTTGCGGACTGCAAGCACATATAACACAGGAAGGGAAGCTAGTTTATCACACACTGCCAAAAAACCTCAGAGTAAGGTTTTTAATATAGCATCTACGCCGAAGATTACAACCTTAAATccactatctctctctctatcttaaAAAAGGACAATTAAACTAAAGAGAGAAAGTCTAAACCCGAGACACGTGCAGCTGCTTCCATGTATCGTCCCAGCATGGAAGGCTGCcatgaggcaggaaaatcagcGTGAGtttgagctacacagtgagttcaaaatgaacaaaaataaacagaaacccCTCCTCCCTCTACATCGAACAACAGACCAAGGTATGCTTAGTTAGTAGGAGTAAACTTAGTTGGAATAGATTTGTAAGTATAATAAACTCTTAATAAATGAGTGGTTTAAAGAAACAGTGGATAAACTCCCTTTTCATAACTAAAACTCACAAAGTTGAAAGACATTATTTGACAAGTTCACCATCACCATTACTTTATTGTCAAACTCATCTGAAAACCTTCCACTTGATTAAAGTACTTGTGAAAACTTTTCTTCCAGGACTAGAAGCTAGCTCGGTATTTAAGAAAGCCTGCTCTACCACCATGGGGACTTGAGTTCACATCCTCACCCATGAGTGAGTGagggcctgtaactccagcttttggAGGGTCACCAGAGCTCACTGGCCTGCCAGTCTAGTGAAAATGGCAAACTTCCAGTTTActaagaaaccctgtttcaaggCAGTAAGAAGAGTGATAGAGTAGGACAGCCAACATCCTGCTTCGGCCTTTACCTTTGTGCCCAAGGGCCCACATACTTACATAATCACGTGCATGTCTatcatgcatgcacagacacgcCTTCATCTCACTCAGCACTTTCCCTCGGCTTACCTGATGTAAGGCATAGCTCAGCAGCACTATGATGTAGTAATATATAGGGAATCCTCCTTGATGCTCTACTTTAGGAGTCCACCAAACAAGGAGGGCGTACTCTAATCCAAGCAACAATCTgcaaaaagagaaacaatgagTTGACATCCACTTTAGGTTAAAGAATAACCTGTATTAAAAATGGCTAGACCTAGACATGGTGTCACATGTCTTCAATCtcagactcaggaggcagaggcaaaagaaTCTCTGacgctagcctggtctacacagtaagttccagaacaaccaaaaCTACATACTGAGACAATGCTTCTAAGTGAcgataacaaaacaaaaatactgtcCCTCCCCCACCAACAAAAGGATGTGCTAGAAGattataaagagaaaaaatacacCCAAATGACACTGACACTGAAGATGTTCATGCCTCCCCGATTTCAGCTACACGCTCTACCCTGACATGCACCAAACTACACACAATGTATTACTTAGCAGGCTCTGTTGTTACCTGTAGGGCATGGCTTTGTAAAATATATTCAGAGGCTGGGGACCTGCCGTGTACTTGCTGATGAGGAGGGGCAGGATTATCTGCAGGGGGACCATTGGGACAGCCAGTAAGGCCAGGTGCTCCTTAGGCACTCCCTCTTCTACCAGTTTCAGGCCTGTCACCGCATCTGCTGCTGAAAAGCCAATCTGCAAAGGAAAGCGGAAGTGGCTGAGCTTCTGACACGTGAGTCGCCTTGTCAGAACACCTGCAAGTCCTGTAAACCTTCAACTTCCTGTAAACCCCTGTCAGTCACAAGTGCATAGCTGTCAAGTTATAGAAGGTATATTTTGCATTATGGTTTATTAACATTATATATTGAAAGCAATAGGAAATGCAATATTGGTACAATTGCAGATGATTTTAATTATAACTACATTTTCACTTTGAAGAAGTTAAATCCAGGCCTTTAACTGCAGTGTTTAGGAGGTGGCAgcagctgtgagttccaggccatcctggtctatatagcgagtagctatatatatatatatgggctatactgtgagaccctgtctgaaaaaagtaaacaaaacaaaagagaaaaacacttGGTTGAAATGGCATGCCTTTAATTTTAGCAtttaggaggccgaggcaggcacttctctgtaaattcaaggctagcctggtctacacaatgaattCTAGCatagccaggactatgtagagagacgctgtcttcaaacaaagaaacaaacaaagtcaACCAACAAATACCAGCTCAATCCATTACAAGTTAAAAATTTTACTTATTGCTTTGTGTATCATACATTTATCAGTCTCTGATTAACTATAAACAAATTTGATTCAAATGAAGAATCACAGTCACATATTTTGTCAcatattctatttttataaattagaataaaaattTCTTAGCATATCTAACACTTCAAAACCAATTTTAAAGTAACCAAAGTATGCTAGAAAGGCGATGAATACCTTTTTGGcctagcagtcaggaggcagaggcagatgaatctctttAAGTtagtgggcagcctggtctgtacagagctagttccagggcagccagggccacacagagaaaccctagcttaaaaaaaaaaaaaaggtagaagaaCAAAAAGGATAATTAATTACAGTAATTCTTTAAAACATCAGAAAAGAATAAGAATGATAAAAGCAGCAGGCAAAGTCTGAGATAAGACAGTCTCAAGGATCTCCTTAGTTTCAGAAGGAAAAACAGTAAGTTCCAAAGTATTAATAAAGtaaccaaaatataaaaaacaacagGGGATAACACAATTGTGTGGATCCTATATAATTCCCTGAAGACAGTAAGCTATTCAGTGATATTCCTACCAAGTTATGTATAAACTGAATATAACATAATctaaattgaaatgtaaacaggaGGTCATTCTATAGAAATCTGgtctttagtttttgtttggtggggttggtttatttggcttcttttgttttcaaacaGAGTCTTTCTTGaagcacaggctggcctggaactgtgtAACCCAGTATGGTCTCATAGACATGGAAGTCATAGCAATCCTTTTGCCTcaacctcctggatgctgaggttAGACAAGTGAGCCCCTATGTCTCCTTCTAAACAGGTCTGTAACTCAATCTCAAAGTTGTAGTCAAACTTTAACCTACACATGCTGAAGAGGATCTG carries:
- the Slc33a1 gene encoding acetyl-coenzyme A transporter 1 isoform X3, with the protein product MLRHAILWAKQQATFWAMFCFWLLNLLTFVTNICGFSLNPGESLPFQIGFSAADAVTGLKLVEEGVPKEHLALLAVPMVPLQIILPLLISKYTAGPQPLNIFYKAMPYRLLLGLEYALLVWWTPKVEHQGGFPIYYYIIVLLSYALHQVTLYSMYVSIMAFNAKVSDPLIGGTYMTLLNTVSNLGGNWPSTVALWLVDPLTVKECVGASNQNCRTPEAIELCKKLGGSCVTALDGYYVESIVCVLIGFGWWFFLGPKFKKLQDEGPSSWKCKRTN
- the Slc33a1 gene encoding acetyl-coenzyme A transporter 1 isoform X2, encoding MDAGNELESSGRTIGFSAADAVTGLKLVEEGVPKEHLALLAVPMVPLQIILPLLISKYTAGPQPLNIFYKAMPYRLLLGLEYALLVWWTPKVEHQGGFPIYYYIIVLLSYALHQVTLYSMYVSIMAFNAKVSDPLIGGTYMTLLNTVSNLGGNWPSTVALWLVDPLTVKECVGASNQNCRTPEAIELCKKLGGSCVTALDGYYVESIVCVLIGFGWWFFLGPKFKKLQDEGPSSWKCKRTN